From a region of the Candidatus Binataceae bacterium genome:
- a CDS encoding methylamine dehydrogenase light chain, translating into MDTLVEQLTRTVAQRTSRRGFLARMGKLMLGGMVLPLLPIDRVLGRADAQMTMGAYGTGRTDDPSTCDYWRYCGFDGNLCGCCGGSHTECPAGTIMSPTSWVGTCRDPNDGKEYIIGYRDCCGKDVCGRCFCENNKGDMPIYRTQLDNGVIWCFGTKPSSYVVNCTTAVRLGLKT; encoded by the coding sequence ATGGATACCCTGGTGGAACAGCTTACCCGCACGGTCGCGCAACGCACCTCGCGCCGCGGTTTCCTCGCCCGGATGGGCAAGCTGATGCTTGGCGGGATGGTCCTGCCGCTGCTGCCGATCGATCGAGTACTGGGCCGCGCCGACGCGCAGATGACGATGGGCGCCTATGGCACCGGGCGCACCGACGATCCTTCGACCTGCGACTACTGGCGCTATTGCGGCTTCGACGGCAACCTGTGCGGCTGCTGCGGCGGCAGTCATACGGAATGTCCCGCCGGTACCATCATGTCGCCGACCTCGTGGGTCGGCACCTGCCGCGACCCCAACGACGGCAAGGAATACATAATCGGCTATCGTGACTGCTGCGGCAAAGACGTATGCGGCCGCTGCTTCTGCGAAAACAACAAGGGCGACATGCCCATTTACAGGACTCAACTGGATAACGGAGTCATCTGGTGCTTCGGAACCAAACCTTCATCCTACGTCGTCAACTGCACGACGGCCGTCCGGCTCGGGCTCAAGACCTGA
- the mauD gene encoding methylamine dehydrogenase accessory protein MauD: MLEALVISQILLWVLVLSMALMMLALLRQVGVLHERIAPMGALTLDRGPKEGEAAPQFEVKDVRGTPLHLGGPRGRSMLLFFLSPTCPVCKKLLPIVKSIQQAESSWLDVILASDGEPVEHERFIRTQHLEDFPYILSADVGMTYRIGKLPYGVMIDDAGVIRAKGLLNTREHLESLIEAKQMGVPSIQQFLQSRQGEGHEPHEHSEADAQDHGHDHNHGDDADGHGHNHEGARAAAGKGGRK; the protein is encoded by the coding sequence ATGCTTGAAGCGCTGGTGATTTCGCAGATTCTGCTGTGGGTGCTCGTGCTCTCGATGGCGCTGATGATGCTCGCGCTCCTCCGCCAGGTCGGCGTGCTGCACGAGCGGATCGCGCCGATGGGAGCGCTGACGCTCGACCGCGGACCCAAGGAAGGCGAGGCCGCGCCGCAGTTCGAAGTCAAGGACGTCCGCGGCACGCCCCTTCACCTGGGCGGCCCGCGCGGCCGCAGCATGCTGCTCTTCTTTCTCTCGCCTACCTGCCCGGTATGCAAAAAGCTGCTGCCGATCGTTAAATCGATTCAGCAGGCCGAGAGTTCGTGGCTCGACGTCATCCTCGCCAGCGACGGCGAACCGGTCGAGCACGAACGCTTCATCCGCACGCAGCATCTCGAGGATTTTCCCTACATCCTCTCGGCCGACGTCGGGATGACCTACCGGATCGGCAAGCTGCCCTATGGTGTGATGATCGACGACGCCGGAGTGATCCGGGCCAAGGGCCTGCTCAACACCCGCGAGCATCTGGAGAGCCTGATCGAGGCCAAGCAGATGGGAGTTCCGTCGATCCAGCAGTTCCTGCAGTCCCGGCAGGGCGAGGGCCACGAACCGCACGAACACTCTGAGGCCGACGCGCAAGATCATGGGCATGACCACAATCATGGGGACGATGCGGACGGCCACGGGCATAATCATGAAGGCGCGCGCGCCGCGGCAGGCAAGGGCGGACGCAAATAG
- a CDS encoding MauE/DoxX family redox-associated membrane protein, whose product MPQIDPVLGWMAAAAAAAIFAASGALKFYDLESFRGAVTNYRLIPEWMATPFAWIAPVIECAAALGLLLSPIRASAALVLIVLLAVFTGAIAINLARGRTDIDCGCFGPALRQRLSGWLLLRNGVLFALLALALMPAGARAMDFLDFATVAMAAATIVVLYTAANYLIANAPGLRALGALNA is encoded by the coding sequence ATGCCGCAGATTGACCCAGTGCTCGGATGGATGGCCGCGGCGGCTGCCGCCGCCATATTCGCGGCGTCGGGAGCGCTCAAGTTCTATGACCTGGAGAGCTTTCGCGGCGCGGTGACCAACTACCGGCTGATCCCGGAGTGGATGGCGACGCCGTTTGCCTGGATCGCGCCGGTGATCGAGTGCGCGGCCGCGCTCGGCCTCCTGCTGAGTCCTATCCGCGCGTCCGCCGCGCTTGTGCTGATCGTGCTGCTTGCGGTCTTCACCGGCGCAATCGCGATCAACCTCGCGCGCGGCCGCACGGATATCGATTGCGGATGTTTCGGGCCGGCGCTCCGCCAGCGCCTGAGCGGATGGTTGCTGCTCCGCAATGGCGTCCTGTTCGCGCTGCTCGCGCTCGCGCTGATGCCGGCCGGGGCGCGGGCGATGGATTTTCTCGACTTCGCCACCGTCGCGATGGCGGCGGCGACGATCGTGGTGCTTTATACCGCCGCCAACTACTTGATCGCGAACGCCCCCGGGCTTCGCGCGCTGGGTGCGCTGAATGCTTGA
- a CDS encoding amine dehydrogenase large subunit, giving the protein MAKRGAFIIAIFLGLLALCGSGALAQLPPEEGVKVRELPPAGPHWVFVMNPFSGTLQVTSVFAVDGDSLQVLGQMTGGITSAFAVAPDHKQFYMADTYYSRGARGDRTDVLTIYDARHLAPVGEVILPTKRQLSIPDSSEMTVTSDGRFVLVANLTPATSVTVVNTQNRSVAGEIETSGCAEVLIAGERRFVSVCSDGTMLTTEFSDDGKATAQKRTAKPFFDIEKDPVFGVPARVGDDAYFVSYRGMVYPMGLGSTPAEPGEPWPLLSEDEKQAGWLPGGYQPIWANAAKGLLFVLMHRGGGDWTHKNPGTEVWVYDVKVKKRVDRIKLPRQGNSILVSQDDAPTLYVLSVTPAIMQTFSALDGRYLGTMTGLSGVPWEMFGL; this is encoded by the coding sequence ATGGCCAAACGCGGCGCGTTTATCATTGCGATCTTCCTGGGGCTGTTGGCCTTGTGTGGATCCGGCGCGCTGGCCCAGTTGCCGCCCGAGGAAGGCGTCAAGGTGCGGGAGTTGCCGCCGGCCGGGCCGCACTGGGTATTCGTGATGAACCCGTTCAGCGGCACTCTGCAGGTGACGAGCGTGTTCGCCGTCGACGGGGACTCGCTCCAGGTGCTCGGTCAGATGACCGGCGGCATCACCAGCGCGTTCGCGGTGGCGCCGGATCACAAGCAGTTCTACATGGCCGATACTTACTATTCGCGGGGCGCGCGCGGCGACCGCACCGACGTGCTGACCATCTACGACGCGCGTCACCTGGCGCCGGTCGGCGAAGTGATTCTGCCGACCAAGCGCCAGCTCTCGATCCCGGACAGCTCGGAGATGACCGTGACGTCGGACGGCCGCTTTGTGCTGGTCGCCAATCTGACTCCCGCGACCTCGGTCACCGTGGTTAACACCCAGAACCGAAGCGTCGCGGGCGAGATCGAAACTTCCGGATGCGCCGAAGTCCTGATCGCAGGAGAGCGGCGCTTCGTTTCGGTCTGCAGCGACGGCACGATGCTGACCACGGAGTTCAGCGACGACGGCAAGGCGACGGCGCAAAAGCGCACCGCCAAGCCCTTCTTCGACATCGAGAAAGACCCCGTCTTCGGCGTGCCGGCGCGGGTGGGCGACGACGCCTACTTCGTCAGCTACCGCGGGATGGTTTATCCGATGGGCCTCGGCTCCACTCCGGCTGAGCCGGGCGAACCGTGGCCGCTTTTGAGCGAGGACGAGAAGCAGGCGGGATGGCTGCCGGGCGGTTATCAGCCGATCTGGGCCAACGCCGCCAAGGGCTTGCTCTTCGTCCTGATGCATCGGGGAGGAGGCGACTGGACGCACAAGAATCCAGGCACCGAGGTCTGGGTGTATGACGTGAAAGTGAAAAAGCGCGTCGACCGGATCAAGCTGCCGCGGCAGGGCAATTCCATCCTGGTCAGCCAGGACGACGCGCCGACGCTCTATGTGCTGAGCGTGACGCCGGCCATTATGCAGACGTTCAGCGCGCTCGACGGCAGGTACCTCGGCACGATGACCGGTCTCTCCGGCGTGCCATGGGAGATGTTCGGGCTCTGA